The Acidimicrobiales bacterium genomic sequence CCAGGTCGGCGGCCACGAAGTCGACGCCCGGCGCCTGCGAGCGGGCCTCGTCGAGCACGCGGGGCTCGGGGTCGATGCCGACCACCCGGCCGGGAGCGACGAGCCGGGCGAGGCCGGCGGTGACGGTCCCCGGCCCGCAGCCGACGTCGAGGAGCGACATCCCCGGGCGCAGGTGGGGGACCAGGTGGGCGGCCGAGTCGGCGGCCGTGCGCCGGCGGTGCGAGCGCAGGACGGCGTCGTCGTGACCGTGGGCGTAGACGGGGTCGTCGGGCACCGCCACTAGCCTGCCCCGCCCATGGACCGCACCCTGGTGATCTGCAAGCCCGACGCCGTCGAGCGGGGGCTCGTGGGCGAGATCGTCGGCCGGCTCGAGCGCAAGGGCCTGCGCCTCGCCGCCGCCGAGCTGCGCACGATCGACGAGGCGACCGCCGGCCGGCACTACGAGGAGCACCGGGAGAAGCCGTTCTTCGGCGAGCTGGTCGACTTCATCACGCGTGGCCCGGCCCTGCTCATGGTCGTCGAGGGCCCCGAGGACACGTGGAAGGTGGTGCGGACCCTGATGGGGTCGACCAACCCCCGCGACGCCGCCCCCGGCACCATCCGCGGCGACTTCGGCATCCTCCTCACCGAGAACCTCGTGCACGGCAGCGACGGCCCCGAGTCGGCCGAGCGCGAGATCGGGATCTTCTTCCCGGATCTTCACTGACGCCCCGTCCACCACGCGGGGCCGAGCGACTGTGACGGTCCCGTGACGGCCGGTACACTTCCGCCAGACCACGACGTCGCCTCTCGGCCGCGCCCGGGCTCCTTGTGGCTCCGGCGAGGCCGGCCCTACGCTTCCGCCCACCGCCCGTTCGAGCAGTAAGGCCCCCGTATGTCCGACAGTCTCCTCTCGTCCATCATGGGCCGCGACATGGCGGTCGACCTGGGTACGGCGAACACCCTGGTCTACGTCCGGGGGCGGGGGATCGTCCTCAACGAGCCGTCCGTCGTCGCCGTGAACGTGAAGGACGGCCGCCCGCTCGCCGTCGGCCTCGAGGCGAAGCGGATGATCGGCCGCACGCCGAACCACATCCAGGCCATCCGCCCGCTGAAGGACGGCGTGATCGCCGACTTCGAGATCTGCGAGAAGATGCTCCGCTACTTCATCCACAAGGTGCACCAGCGCCGGTGGGTGAAGCCCCGCATGGTCATCTGCGTCCCGTCGGGGATCACCGGCGTGGAGCAGCGGGCCGTGCAGGAGGCCGCCGAGTACGCGGGCGCCCGCAAGCCGGCCTACATCATCGAGGAGCCGATGGCCGCGGCGATCGGTGCCGGCCTGCCGGTGCAGGAGCCGACCGGCAACATGATCGTCGACATCGGCGGCGGGACCACCGAGGTGGCGGTCATCTCCCTCGGCGGCATCGTCGCCAGCCAGTCGGTGCGGGTCGGCGGCGACGAGCTGGACGAGGCCATCATCCAGTTCATCAAGAAGGAGTACAGCCTCGCCCTCGGCGAGCGCACGGCGGAGGAGGTGAAGATCGCGCTGGGCTCCGCGTGGCCGCTCCAGGAGGAGCTGCACGCCGAGATCCGCGGCCGGGACCTCGTGACCGGGCTGCCGAAGACGATCGTCACCTCGACCCAGGAGATCCGGGAGGCGATCGAGGAGCCGGTCTCGGCCATCGTCGACGCCGTGAAGGTCACCCTGGACAAGACGCCGCCGGAGCTGGCCGCCGACATCATGGAGCAGGGCATCGTGCTCGCCGGGGGCGGCGCGCTCCTGCACGGGCTCGACGCCCGCCTGTCCCACGAGACCGGCATGCCGATCCTCATCGCCCGCAACCCGCTCCACGCCGTGGCCATCGGGTCGGGCCAGTCGCTCGAGGAGTTCGAGGCCCTCAAGGGCGTGCTGTTCTCGTCCAGCAGCCACTAGTCGCCGGCCCGTGGCCCTTTCCACCCGGCGCACCGGGCGCTCCCGCTTCACCTTGCTGCTCCTGGTCCTGACCTCGGTGACCGTCCTCACCCTCGACTTCCGCGGCCAGGGCTCGGACGTCATCGAGGGGGCGCGGGAGCTGGCCAACACCGCGTTCGCCCCGATCGAGTCGGCCGCCCACCACGTGACCGAGCCGGTGGGCGACGCCTGGCACGGGATCACCGAGTACGACGACGTGAAGCGGGAGAACGACGAGCTGCGCCAGCTGCTGGCCGAGCGGGACGGGGAGACGATCTCCGACGACGCCGCCCGCGAGCAGCTCCAGGAGCTGCTGGCCCAGGAGAACCTGCCCTGGGTGGGCGACCTGCCGACCGTCAGCGCCCGGGTGGTGACCGGCTCGCCGTCGAACTTCGAGCACACCATCGAGATCGACCGCGGTTCCGACGACGGCGTGCAGGCCGACATGCCGGTCATCACCGGCGCCGGGCTCATCGGGCGGGTCGTGCAGGCCGCGCCCCACCGCTCGGTCGTGCTGCTCGTGACCGACCCGTCGTTCAAGGTCGGCGTCCGGGTGGCGCCGTCGCAGGAGACGGGCCTCGCCACCGGCACCGGCGACGGCAACCCGCTCGTCGTCGACTTCGGCATCCCGAAGGACACCCACATCCGGGAGGGCGACGCCGTCACCACGAGCGGCCTCGGCGGCGAGCTGCCGAGCCTGTTCCCCCAGGACCTGCCGGTCGGGCGGGTGTCGCGCATCTCGCTCGCCCCCGACGGGCTCGAGCAGCGGCTCGAGGTCGAGCCGGCGGCGGACATGGACCAGGTGACGTTCGTGAAGGTGCTCCTGTGGGAGGCGCCCGAGTGACGACCCTCGCCCGCGTCGGCCTCGTGCTGCTGACCGCGCTGATCGTCCAGATGGGCGTCGTCACCGAGGTGCGCCCGCTCGGGGTGATGGCGGACCTGATGCTGCTCGTCGCCATGTCCGCGGCGGTGGCCGGCGGGCCCGACCGGGGCGCAGTCGTGGCCTTCTTCGCCGGCATCGCCTACGACCTGCTCCTCACCACCCCGTTCGGCCTGACGGCGCTCGCCTACTGCCTCGTCGCCTACGGGGTCGGCAGCCTCCAGGCCGGCACGTCGGCCGTGCGCAGCACCCGCTGGCTGCCGGCCGTCACCGTCGGGCTGGCCTCGGCCGCGGGCGTCGCCCTCTACGCCCTGCTCGGCGCCGTCGTCGGCCAGGAATCCATGGTGTCGGCCCGCCTGCCGACCATCATGGGGGTCGTGGGCCTCGTGAACCTCGTGCTCGCCGTGCCCGCCGTCGGCGTGCTGCGATGGGCGATGGCCGACCCCGTCCGCACCAAGGTCTTCGCCAGGTGAGCTCGACGTTCCGGACCGGCGGGGACACGCCGCGCCTGCGCCTCGGCATCCTCGCCATCGTCGTGGTCAGCCTGTTCGCCAGCCTCTTCTCGCGGCTCTGGTTCCTCCAGGTGATGACGGCGCCGACCTACGAGGTGGCCGCCCAGGCCAACCTCCGCCGCACCGTCTACGAGCCGGCGCCCCGCGGGAAGATCGTCGACCGCAACGGCAAGGTGGTCGTCGACAACCGCATCTCGACCGTCGTCGTCGTCGACCGCCAGGAGTGGGCCGAGGTCGACGACCAGGACGCCGTGAAGGCCCGGCTGGCCGACGTGCTCGACGTGCCCGTGTCGACGATCGAGGAGCGGCTCGACGACCCCGAGTACGGACCGTTCGAGCCCGTGCCGATCGCCGTCGACGTCCCCGAGATGGTCGTCACCTACCTGCAGGAGCGGGACCGGGAGTTCCCGGCGGTGAGCGCCGAGCAGCGGACCCTGCGCATCTACCCCTACGGGATGCTGGCCGCCCACGTGCTCGGCACGGTCGGCCGCATCACCGAGGCCGAGCTCGAGGCCCACGAGGGCGACGGCTACCTGACCAACGACACGATCGGCAAGACCGGCGTCGAGGCCACCTACGAGGCCGACCTGCGGGGCACGCCGGGGCGGCGGGTGCTGTCGGTCGACTCCGACGGCAACGTGCTCGGCACCCTCGACTACGACCCGCCCGTGCCGGGGCACGACGTGCGGCTGAGCATCGACATCGACGTCCAGTACCAGGTCGAGCAGGCCCTCCAGGACGCGCTCGTCCACGCCCGCTCGCTCCGCTCGGCCGACACCGACCGCCTGTTCCCGGCGCCGGCCGGGTCGATGGTCGTCGAGGACCCCCGCAACGGCGACATCATCGCCATGGCCTCGCTGCCGACCTACGACCCGCTCCAGTTCGTCGACGGCGTCACCGACGAGGAGTGGGCCGCGCTCCAGGCCCCCGAGGCCCGCAACCCCCTCACCAACCGGGCCCTCCAGGGCCAGTACGCGGTCGGGTCGACGTTCAAGATGATCACCGCCTACGCCGCCCTGAAGACGGGCCGGATCGACCCCGGGTTCACGTTCTACGACGACGGCGAGTACGAGATCCGCTTCTGCCAGGCCGCCGACCCGTCCACCTGCCTCCGCCACAACGCCGGGGGCCGGTCCTACGGCACGGTCGACGTGGCCAGGGCCCTCACCGTGTCGAGCGACCTGTTCTTCTTCGACATCGGCGCCTACTTCTGGGAGGGCAGGGACCGCTACGGCGACCCGATGCAGGCCGCCGCCCGCGAGTTCGGCTTCGGCGAGGAGACCGGCGTGCCGCTGGCCGGCGAGGAGGAGGGCCTCGTCCCCGACCCCGTGTTCCGGGACAACCCCGCCATCTACAAGGAGGGGGAGTGGCGCACCGGCAACAGCATGAACCTCGCCATCGGCCAGGGTGACCTGCTCGCCACCCCGCTCCAGCTGACCAACGCCTACGCCTCGTTCGCCAACGGCGGCACGGTGTACGCGCCGAACGTGGCCGACGCCGTCCTCGAGCCGGGCAGCGACGAGGTGTCGAGGGAGATCGAGCCCCGCGAGGTGCGCCAGCTCGACATCCCGAGGGACCACTACGAGGCCATCCTGCGGGGCCTCGCCGGCGTCACGAGCGACCCCGACGGCACGGCCTACGCGGCCTTCACCGGGTTCCCGCAGGACGTGTTCTCGGTCGCCGGCAAGACCGGCACCGCCCAGGTGAAGAGCATCGACCCGATCACCGAGCTGCCCCAGGAGGACACCGCCCTGTTCGTCGGCTTCGGCCCTGTGACGGGCCCCCGCTACGTCGTCACCGCCGTGCTCGAGCAGGCCGGCTTCGGCGGCGACGTCGCCGCCCCCGCCGTCCGCCGGGTGTTCGACTTCCTGTCGAACGCGTTCGGGCCCGTCCCGCCGGCCCCGGAGGGCGGCGTGCTGGCCCCGCCGCCGGTGTTCGAGCCCCAGCCGCCCGGCCTCCACGGCGTCACCGGAGGGGTCGAGTAGTGGCGACGGCCTACGCACCCCGGACCGGTGCCGGGCTCGGCACCATGCGGCGCAACCCGGCGTCCGCCTGGCGGCACGTGGACGCCACCCTCGTGTTCTGCACGCTGGCCGTGTCGCTCCTCGGCGCGGTGATGGTCTACAGCGCCACGAGGGGCCCGGTGCCGCCCTACGACACCGAGCTCGCCACCAAGCAGCTGCTGTTCGTCGGCATCGGCGTCGTCGTGATGGCCGTCTGCGCGGTCGTCGACTACCGCAAGATCCGGGACTTCACGATCCCGATCTTCGCCGCCGTCATGGTCCTGCTCCTCGCCGTGCTGACCCCGCTCGGGTCGGCCAGGAAGGGCACCCAGGCCTGGTTCCAGATCGGCGCCTTCCAGCTCCAGCCGTCCGAGCTCGCCAAGCTGGCGCTGATCCTCGGCCTCGCCGCGCTCGCCGCGTCCTACAAGGGCGAGATCGACGTCCGCCGGCTGACCGCCCTGCTCGGCCTGTCCGCCATCCCGTTCGGGCTGATCATGCTCCAGCCCGACCTCGGCACGGCCATCGTCCTCGTCGCCATCGTGATGGGCGTGCTGCTCGTGGCCGGGGTGCGCGTCCGCCACATCCTGGCCCTGACCCTGATCGGGGTCAGCGGCGTGATCGCCGTCCTCAACTCCGGCAACCTCGAGGACTACCAGCGCGACCGCCTGACCGCCTTCCTCGACCAGGAGGCCGACCTCCAGGCGTCGACCTACAACCTGGCCCAGTCGAAGATCGCCATCGGCGCCGGCGGCCTGCTCGGGGCCGGCCTGTTCGACGGCGCCCAGACCAAGGGCGACTACGTCCCCGAGCAGCACACCGACTTCATCTTCACGGTGGTCGGGGAGGAGCTGGGCTTCGTCGGCTCGGCCCTCCTGCTGCTCCTGTTCGCCCTCCTCATGTGGCGGACGTGGCGAACGGCCCAGCTGGCCCGGGACTTCTACGGCACCCTGATCTGCGTCGGCGTCCTGGCCTTCCTGACCTTCCAGGTGTTCCAGAACGTCGGGATGACGATGGGGATCATGCCGATCACCGGCATCCCGCTGCCGTTCATGAGCTACGGCGGCTCGTCCACGATCACCGACTTCGCCGCCCTCGGCCTGGTCCTGAACGTGCACATGCGCCGCTTCGCCTGACCCGTCCAAGCCGGTCGGCGGGAGAGAATCCCGGCGAGGATGTCGAGAACCGGGGGCCTGCTCCGTCCCAGGGGCGCGACCGGCCGGCAGGGCCGGTGCCCGACGAGGAGGACACCATGGCGAAGTACCTGTTGCTCAAGCACTACCGGGGCGCCCCGGCGGCGGTCAACGACGTGCCGATGGACCGGTGGCGGCCCGACGAGGTCGATGCCCACGTCCGGTTCATGAACGACCTCGCCGCCCGGCTCGAGGGCACCGGCGAGTTCGTCGACAGCCAGGCGCTGTCGCCCGACGGCGTGTGGGTCCGCTCCGACGGCGAGGGCCGGCCGCCGGTCACCGACGGCCCGTTCGCCGAGACGAAGGACCTGATCGCCGGGTGGATGGTCATCGACGTCGACAGCTACGAGCGGGCGCTCGAGATCGCCGGGGAGCTGTCGTCGGCACCGGGGGCCGGCGGCGAGCCGATCCACGAGTGGCTCGAGCTGCGGCCGTTCCTGGCCCCGGGGCACACCGACACGCCGTGACCGTCGGGGACGTCGAGCTGCGCGAGCTCGTCCCGCGGGTGCTGGGGGTCCTCGTCGGTCGCGGTGCGGACTTCGCGACCGCCGAGGACGCCGTGCAGGAGGCGCTCGTCCGGGCCGTCGCCGCGTGGGGGGACGACCCGCCCGCCGACCCCACCGGGTGGCTCGTGACCGTCGCCTGGCGGGCCTTCCTCGACATGGTCCGCTCCGACACGGCCCGCCGCGACCGGGAGGTGCGGGTCGACACGGCCCCGCCGGCCGGCGCCGTCCCGAGCGCCGACGACACCCTGCGCCTCTACTTCCTGTGCGCCCACCCGGACCTCACGCCGTCGTCGGCGGTGGCGCTCACCCTCCGGGCCGTCGGCGGGCTCACCACCCGCCAGATCGCCCGGGCGTACCTCGTGCCCGAGCCGACGATGGCCCAGCGGATCAGCCGGGCCAAGCGCACCGTCGGCCGCGCCGGGCTCGACCGTCCGGGTGACGTGCGGACGGTGATGCGGGTGCTCTACCTCGTGTTCAACGAGGGCTATTCGGGCGACGTGGACCTCGCCGCCGAGGCCATCCGGCTGACCCGGCAGCTGGCCGCCCTGGTCGACGACCCCGAGGTGCAGGGGCTGCTCGCCCTGATGCTGCTGCACCACGCCCGCCGCCCGAGCCGGACCCGACCGGACGGCAGCATCGTCCCGCTGGCCGAGCAGGACCGCAGCCGGTGGGACACGGGGCTCATCGCCGAGGGCATCGCCGTCGTCCAGGCGGCGCTGGCCCGCGACCGGCTCGGCGAGTACCAGGCCCAGGCGGCGATCGCCGCCCTCCACGCCGACGCGCCCCGGGTCGAGGAGACCGACTGGCCCCAGATCGTCGGCTGGTACGACGAGCTCCTCCGGTTCGCCGACACGCCGGTCGTCCGGCTCAACCGGGCGGTCGCCGTCGGCGAGGCGGACGGCGCGCCGGCGGGGCTGGCCGCCCTGGCCGAGGTCGACGAGCACGTGCCCCGCCGAACCGCGGTCGCCGCGTACCTCCACGAGCGCAACGGCGACCTCGAGCTCGCCGCCCGCCTCTACGCCGACGCCGCCCGCCACGCGCCGAGCCTCGCCGAGCGCGACCACCAGACCCGCCAGGCGGCGCGGCTCAACCAGCGCCTGCACGCCGGCCGGTGAGCGGCGGGCCGTCCGGGAGGCGGCCCGCTCGTCGTCGGCGCCGGCCGGGGCCGCCTCCCCCCGGGCGGTTCCTGCACGGCCTGTACAATTCGCGGGATCATGTCCTCGCTCTGGCCGCACATCGAGCCGCTGCTCGCCAAGGTGCAGAAGCCGGCCCGCTACATCGGCTGCGAGGACGGCGCCGTCACCCCGGTGCACGACGGGCACAAGGTGGCCTGGCTGCTCGTCTACCCGGACACCTACGAGATCGGGCTGCCCAACCAGGGCCTCCAGATCCTCTACGAGATCCTGAACGAGCGGGACGACGCCGTCGCCGAGCGGTCCTACGCCCCCTGGGTGGACCTCGAGGCCCTGCTCAGGGAGCGGCGCCTGCCCCTGTTCTCCGTCGACACCCACCGGGCCGCCGGCGACTTCGACCTGCTGGCCTTCAACCTGTCGGCCGAGCTCACCTACACGAACGTCCTCAACTGCATCGACCTGGCCGGCGTGCCGGTGCGGGCCGCCGACCGCGGGCCCGAGCACCCGCTCGTCGTCGCCGGCGGGCACTGCACCTACAACCCCGAGCCCCTCGCCGACTTCCTCGACCTCGTCGTGCTGGGCGACGGCGAGGAGGTGGTGGCCGAGATCACCGAGGTCGTGCGGGAGTGGAAGGCGGGCGGGCGCACCGCCGGCTCCCGGGAGCGGGTGCTGCGCCACCTGGCCTCGGTGCCCGGCGTGTACGTGCCGTCCATGTACGACGTCGAGTACGACGGCGAGCGCCTCGTGGCCGTCACCCCCCGCTACCCGGACGTGCCCGAGCGGGTCGAGAAGCGCACGGTCGCCGACCTGGCCGACTGGCCCTACCCCCGCCGCCAGCTGGTCCCGCTGACCGAGGTCGTCCACGACCGGCTGAACGTCGAGGTGTTCAGGGGCTGCACCCGGGGCTGCCGGTTCTGCCAGGCCGGGATGATCACCCGCCCGGTGCGGGAGCGGCCGGCCGAGCAGGTGCGGACCATGGTCCGCGAGGGCCTCCAGCGCACGGGCTACGACGAGGTGGCCCTCACGTCGCTGTCGACGGCGGACTTCAGCGGCATCGAGCGGGTGGTGGCCGACACCGTGAACGACGAGGCGGCCTGCGGCGGCCCGGTGTCGGTGTCGCTCCCGAGCCTGCGGGTCGACGCCTTCACGGTCGGCATCGCCGCCGAGATCCAGAAGGCCCGCCGCACCGGCCTCACGTTCGCGCCCGAGGCCGGCACGTGGCGGATGCGCCAGGTCATCAACAAGCTGATCACCGAGGAGGACCTGTACGGCGCGGTCGCCTCCGCCTACTCCCAGGGCTGGCGGCGGGTGAAGCTGTACTTCCTCACCGGCCTGCCGACCGAGACCGACGACGACACGCTCGGCATCGCCGAGCTGGCCCGCAACGTCGTCCGCATCGGCCGCGAGCACCAGCGGGGCGCGAGCGCGACCGTCTCGCTCGGCGGGTTCGTGCCCAAGCCGTTCACGCCGTTCCAGTGGTTCGGCCAGGACACGGTCGAGGAGCTGGCCCGCAAGGTCAACCTGCTGCGCGACGACCTCCGCCGGGACAAGGCCGTGCAGCTCAAGTGGCACGACCCGAAGGCGACCCTCGCCGAGGGCATCGCCAGCCGGGGCGACCGCCGCCTCGGGCCGGTCATCGAGTCGGTGTGGCGCCGGGGCGGCACGTTCCAGGAGTGGAGCGAGCGGTTCCGGGTCGACCTGTGGCTGTCGGCCATGGCCGAGCACGGCCTGTCGGTCGACTGGTACGTCCACCGCCACCGCACCGAGGACGAGGTGCTCCCCTGGGACCACCTGTCGGCCGGGCTCCACAAGGACTTCCTCTGGCAGGACTGGCAGGACGCGCTGGCCGAGCACGGCCTGCCCGACTGCCGGTGGACCCCCTGCTACGACTGCGGCGCCTGCACCGGCTACGGCATCGAGCACGTCGTGGCGTCGGCCACGCCGCCCGCCGGCGGCAGCCAGGGCACCGGCCAGGACCTCGGCCGGGGCGGGCTGGCCCCCGTCACCCTGCTGCCCCGCCGACCCGACCGGGTGGAGGCCGGGGCCCGGTGAGGGTCCGCCTCCGGTTCACCAAGCTGGGCAAGGTCCGGTACATCAGCCAC encodes the following:
- the ndk gene encoding nucleoside-diphosphate kinase, with protein sequence MDRTLVICKPDAVERGLVGEIVGRLERKGLRLAAAELRTIDEATAGRHYEEHREKPFFGELVDFITRGPALLMVVEGPEDTWKVVRTLMGSTNPRDAAPGTIRGDFGILLTENLVHGSDGPESAEREIGIFFPDLH
- a CDS encoding rod shape-determining protein: MSDSLLSSIMGRDMAVDLGTANTLVYVRGRGIVLNEPSVVAVNVKDGRPLAVGLEAKRMIGRTPNHIQAIRPLKDGVIADFEICEKMLRYFIHKVHQRRWVKPRMVICVPSGITGVEQRAVQEAAEYAGARKPAYIIEEPMAAAIGAGLPVQEPTGNMIVDIGGGTTEVAVISLGGIVASQSVRVGGDELDEAIIQFIKKEYSLALGERTAEEVKIALGSAWPLQEELHAEIRGRDLVTGLPKTIVTSTQEIREAIEEPVSAIVDAVKVTLDKTPPELAADIMEQGIVLAGGGALLHGLDARLSHETGMPILIARNPLHAVAIGSGQSLEEFEALKGVLFSSSSH
- the mreC gene encoding rod shape-determining protein MreC; the protein is MALSTRRTGRSRFTLLLLVLTSVTVLTLDFRGQGSDVIEGARELANTAFAPIESAAHHVTEPVGDAWHGITEYDDVKRENDELRQLLAERDGETISDDAAREQLQELLAQENLPWVGDLPTVSARVVTGSPSNFEHTIEIDRGSDDGVQADMPVITGAGLIGRVVQAAPHRSVVLLVTDPSFKVGVRVAPSQETGLATGTGDGNPLVVDFGIPKDTHIREGDAVTTSGLGGELPSLFPQDLPVGRVSRISLAPDGLEQRLEVEPAADMDQVTFVKVLLWEAPE
- the mreD gene encoding rod shape-determining protein MreD: MTTLARVGLVLLTALIVQMGVVTEVRPLGVMADLMLLVAMSAAVAGGPDRGAVVAFFAGIAYDLLLTTPFGLTALAYCLVAYGVGSLQAGTSAVRSTRWLPAVTVGLASAAGVALYALLGAVVGQESMVSARLPTIMGVVGLVNLVLAVPAVGVLRWAMADPVRTKVFAR
- the mrdA gene encoding penicillin-binding protein 2: MSSTFRTGGDTPRLRLGILAIVVVSLFASLFSRLWFLQVMTAPTYEVAAQANLRRTVYEPAPRGKIVDRNGKVVVDNRISTVVVVDRQEWAEVDDQDAVKARLADVLDVPVSTIEERLDDPEYGPFEPVPIAVDVPEMVVTYLQERDREFPAVSAEQRTLRIYPYGMLAAHVLGTVGRITEAELEAHEGDGYLTNDTIGKTGVEATYEADLRGTPGRRVLSVDSDGNVLGTLDYDPPVPGHDVRLSIDIDVQYQVEQALQDALVHARSLRSADTDRLFPAPAGSMVVEDPRNGDIIAMASLPTYDPLQFVDGVTDEEWAALQAPEARNPLTNRALQGQYAVGSTFKMITAYAALKTGRIDPGFTFYDDGEYEIRFCQAADPSTCLRHNAGGRSYGTVDVARALTVSSDLFFFDIGAYFWEGRDRYGDPMQAAAREFGFGEETGVPLAGEEEGLVPDPVFRDNPAIYKEGEWRTGNSMNLAIGQGDLLATPLQLTNAYASFANGGTVYAPNVADAVLEPGSDEVSREIEPREVRQLDIPRDHYEAILRGLAGVTSDPDGTAYAAFTGFPQDVFSVAGKTGTAQVKSIDPITELPQEDTALFVGFGPVTGPRYVVTAVLEQAGFGGDVAAPAVRRVFDFLSNAFGPVPPAPEGGVLAPPPVFEPQPPGLHGVTGGVE
- the rodA gene encoding rod shape-determining protein RodA produces the protein MATAYAPRTGAGLGTMRRNPASAWRHVDATLVFCTLAVSLLGAVMVYSATRGPVPPYDTELATKQLLFVGIGVVVMAVCAVVDYRKIRDFTIPIFAAVMVLLLAVLTPLGSARKGTQAWFQIGAFQLQPSELAKLALILGLAALAASYKGEIDVRRLTALLGLSAIPFGLIMLQPDLGTAIVLVAIVMGVLLVAGVRVRHILALTLIGVSGVIAVLNSGNLEDYQRDRLTAFLDQEADLQASTYNLAQSKIAIGAGGLLGAGLFDGAQTKGDYVPEQHTDFIFTVVGEELGFVGSALLLLLFALLMWRTWRTAQLARDFYGTLICVGVLAFLTFQVFQNVGMTMGIMPITGIPLPFMSYGGSSTITDFAALGLVLNVHMRRFA
- a CDS encoding YciI family protein, whose translation is MAKYLLLKHYRGAPAAVNDVPMDRWRPDEVDAHVRFMNDLAARLEGTGEFVDSQALSPDGVWVRSDGEGRPPVTDGPFAETKDLIAGWMVIDVDSYERALEIAGELSSAPGAGGEPIHEWLELRPFLAPGHTDTP
- a CDS encoding DUF6596 domain-containing protein; protein product: MTVGDVELRELVPRVLGVLVGRGADFATAEDAVQEALVRAVAAWGDDPPADPTGWLVTVAWRAFLDMVRSDTARRDREVRVDTAPPAGAVPSADDTLRLYFLCAHPDLTPSSAVALTLRAVGGLTTRQIARAYLVPEPTMAQRISRAKRTVGRAGLDRPGDVRTVMRVLYLVFNEGYSGDVDLAAEAIRLTRQLAALVDDPEVQGLLALMLLHHARRPSRTRPDGSIVPLAEQDRSRWDTGLIAEGIAVVQAALARDRLGEYQAQAAIAALHADAPRVEETDWPQIVGWYDELLRFADTPVVRLNRAVAVGEADGAPAGLAALAEVDEHVPRRTAVAAYLHERNGDLELAARLYADAARHAPSLAERDHQTRQAARLNQRLHAGR
- a CDS encoding TIGR03960 family B12-binding radical SAM protein, coding for MSSLWPHIEPLLAKVQKPARYIGCEDGAVTPVHDGHKVAWLLVYPDTYEIGLPNQGLQILYEILNERDDAVAERSYAPWVDLEALLRERRLPLFSVDTHRAAGDFDLLAFNLSAELTYTNVLNCIDLAGVPVRAADRGPEHPLVVAGGHCTYNPEPLADFLDLVVLGDGEEVVAEITEVVREWKAGGRTAGSRERVLRHLASVPGVYVPSMYDVEYDGERLVAVTPRYPDVPERVEKRTVADLADWPYPRRQLVPLTEVVHDRLNVEVFRGCTRGCRFCQAGMITRPVRERPAEQVRTMVREGLQRTGYDEVALTSLSTADFSGIERVVADTVNDEAACGGPVSVSLPSLRVDAFTVGIAAEIQKARRTGLTFAPEAGTWRMRQVINKLITEEDLYGAVASAYSQGWRRVKLYFLTGLPTETDDDTLGIAELARNVVRIGREHQRGASATVSLGGFVPKPFTPFQWFGQDTVEELARKVNLLRDDLRRDKAVQLKWHDPKATLAEGIASRGDRRLGPVIESVWRRGGTFQEWSERFRVDLWLSAMAEHGLSVDWYVHRHRTEDEVLPWDHLSAGLHKDFLWQDWQDALAEHGLPDCRWTPCYDCGACTGYGIEHVVASATPPAGGSQGTGQDLGRGGLAPVTLLPRRPDRVEAGAR